One stretch of Candidatus Binatia bacterium DNA includes these proteins:
- the apaG gene encoding protein ApaG, whose amino-acid sequence MEENYGSEACTRGFRVRVRSRFMPEHSDPDEGRWFFAYHVTIVNEGSLTARLISRHWIVTDAHGEVHEVRGLGVVGEQPLLRPGEEFSYTSGCPLATPIGSMHGTYRMVSENGEAFDIRIAPFTLAVPGLLQ is encoded by the coding sequence ATGGAAGAAAACTATGGCTCTGAAGCCTGTACCCGAGGTTTCCGGGTGCGCGTGCGCTCGCGCTTCATGCCGGAGCACTCCGACCCCGACGAAGGGCGGTGGTTTTTCGCGTACCACGTGACGATCGTGAACGAGGGTAGCCTGACGGCGCGGCTGATCAGCCGGCATTGGATCGTGACCGACGCGCACGGGGAGGTACACGAAGTCCGCGGCCTGGGCGTGGTCGGAGAGCAACCACTGTTGCGCCCGGGAGAGGAGTTCTCCTACACCTCGGGCTGCCCACTGGCGACGCCCATCGGCAGCATGCACGGCACGTATCGCATGGTGAGCGAGAACGGCGAGGCCTTCGATATCCGTATCGCCCCGTTTACGCTCGCGGTCCCCGGGTTGCTGCAGTAG
- the hmuV gene encoding hemin import ATP-binding protein HmuV has protein sequence MITLEKVSVHLRGHLVLECIDFKLVAGSVVGLIGRNGAGKSTLLRTCVGERIPTSGRIFLFGQPLAAWPPRKRARHIAVLSQDQPLNFPFRVRTVVGWGAWPHTVTPEQTSAMVAELLDLFDLGALADRPYTDLSGGERQRVHLARVFLQVFGAYPTGRACLLLDEPTNHLDLVHQRQLIVLLRRFQRAGGATLIASHDIPFLCTVADRLAVLDRARIVAEGPLPKVFQSGDVQRALGVSFCEASLPQGNGEYTPVLIPRFFALDQNHTSEVQSDA, from the coding sequence ATGATCACGCTCGAAAAGGTTTCCGTGCATCTCCGCGGCCATCTGGTTTTGGAATGCATTGATTTCAAATTGGTCGCCGGCTCGGTCGTCGGGCTGATCGGCCGCAATGGTGCGGGGAAAAGCACCTTGCTGCGCACGTGCGTAGGAGAACGAATTCCCACGTCTGGCCGAATCTTCCTTTTCGGCCAGCCTTTGGCGGCGTGGCCTCCACGAAAACGGGCGCGGCACATTGCTGTATTATCGCAAGACCAACCCCTGAACTTTCCTTTCCGCGTCCGCACGGTCGTTGGCTGGGGGGCATGGCCACACACTGTGACGCCGGAGCAAACTTCGGCCATGGTGGCCGAGCTATTAGATCTGTTCGACCTCGGAGCGCTCGCCGACCGCCCCTACACCGATCTTTCCGGAGGCGAACGGCAGCGCGTGCACTTGGCTCGGGTGTTCTTGCAGGTGTTCGGCGCCTACCCGACCGGGCGCGCGTGCCTTCTACTCGACGAGCCCACGAACCACCTCGACCTCGTGCACCAACGACAGTTGATCGTACTGTTGCGGCGGTTTCAGCGGGCCGGCGGTGCCACGTTGATTGCGAGCCACGACATACCTTTCCTTTGCACGGTTGCGGATCGGCTGGCCGTACTCGACCGGGCCCGAATCGTCGCGGAGGGGCCTTTGCCGAAGGTTTTTCAAAGCGGCGACGTGCAACGCGCTCTGGGCGTTTCGTTTTGTGAGGCGTCGCTGCCCCAAGGGAACGGGGAATACACGCCCGTGTTGATTCCGCGGTTTTTCGCGTTGGACCAAAACCACACTTCGGAGGTACAAAGTGATGCGTAG
- a CDS encoding enoyl-CoA hydratase, with the protein MEFQNIRLDHGTVARVTLSRPERRNALSLAMMRELIDAFEFLAEREDTRVVVLAAEGPAFCAGHDLAEMRNRDARFYRQLFDHCTRLMEAIQEIPQPVIARVQGIATAAGCQLVASCDLAVAADVATFATPGVRIGLFCSTPMVALTRAIGRKRAMEMLLTGTPIDAATACSWGLVNRVVPAGRLDDAVQELADRIVAASPLTVSLGKQAFYRQIELDQHQAYAYAREVMSLNAMASDAQEGMCAFLEKRAPRWSGR; encoded by the coding sequence ATGGAATTCCAAAACATCCGGCTAGACCATGGAACGGTGGCGCGCGTGACTCTCAGCCGGCCCGAACGCCGCAACGCCTTGTCGTTGGCCATGATGCGGGAACTCATCGATGCCTTCGAATTCTTGGCGGAAAGAGAAGACACGCGTGTGGTCGTTCTCGCAGCCGAGGGACCTGCCTTTTGTGCCGGCCACGATCTTGCAGAGATGCGCAACCGCGACGCGCGGTTTTACCGGCAACTGTTCGACCACTGCACCCGCTTGATGGAGGCGATTCAAGAGATTCCGCAGCCAGTCATTGCCCGGGTCCAAGGCATCGCGACCGCTGCAGGGTGCCAACTGGTCGCCAGTTGCGATCTCGCTGTTGCCGCTGATGTGGCGACCTTTGCGACACCCGGGGTGCGCATCGGCCTGTTTTGCAGCACTCCCATGGTTGCGCTGACGCGTGCCATAGGGCGTAAACGTGCGATGGAAATGCTGCTGACGGGAACTCCTATCGATGCCGCGACGGCCTGCTCTTGGGGCCTGGTGAATCGCGTCGTGCCTGCTGGCCGGCTCGACGATGCCGTGCAAGAACTCGCCGATCGCATTGTGGCAGCCAGCCCGTTGACGGTGAGCTTGGGCAAGCAAGCTTTTTACCGGCAAATCGAGCTCGATCAACACCAGGCCTACGCCTACGCCCGAGAGGTCATGAGCCTCAACGCCATGGCCAGCGATGCGCAAGAGGGCATGTGCGCTTTTTTGGAAAAACGCGCGCCACGTTGGAGTGGCCGCTAA
- a CDS encoding phosphoserine phosphatase, producing the protein MFLTAAHMIACLDLEGVLVPEIWINVAERTGIAELRRTTRDEPDYDKLMRRRLQILDERGLKLADIQSVIASMRPLEGAVDFLDWLRAHFQVIILSDTFEEFASPLLAQLGYPTLFCNSLVVDADGRVRDYRIRIRDGKRKAIMALKLLNFDVIAAGDSYNDITMLSEADHGILFRPPDTIAREFPQFRVAHTYGELKDAFAAAAGLRSAT; encoded by the coding sequence ATGTTCTTAACCGCGGCCCATATGATTGCATGCCTCGACCTCGAAGGAGTGCTCGTTCCCGAGATTTGGATCAACGTCGCCGAGCGGACCGGCATCGCGGAGTTGCGCCGCACCACTCGCGACGAGCCCGACTACGACAAACTCATGCGGCGGCGGCTGCAAATCCTCGATGAACGCGGGTTGAAACTCGCCGACATCCAGTCCGTGATCGCCTCCATGCGCCCGCTCGAGGGCGCCGTGGACTTCCTCGACTGGCTGCGGGCGCACTTTCAGGTCATTATCCTCTCCGACACGTTCGAAGAGTTTGCCAGCCCCTTGCTCGCTCAACTCGGCTACCCGACGCTGTTTTGTAACTCTCTCGTGGTAGATGCCGATGGCCGCGTGCGCGACTACCGCATCCGCATCCGCGACGGCAAGCGCAAAGCCATCATGGCCTTGAAACTGCTCAACTTCGATGTGATCGCCGCCGGGGACTCCTACAACGATATTACGATGCTGAGCGAAGCCGACCATGGAATTCTCTTCCGGCCTCCGGACACCATTGCCCGTGAGTTTCCGCAATTCCGCGTGGCCCACACGTACGGGGAACTCAAGGACGCATTTGCGGCAGCGGCCGGCTTGCGCTCCGCGACGTAA
- the hmuS gene encoding hemin-degrading factor, with protein MRRNDRLELRSSFLQMAHRGRRIRTAEAAQALGVTELDLLDTFPEYVRPLRADFHGLFQALGHLGVLLGLTRNQYAVIECQGEYRPYAYSGHAALVLGDAIDLRLALRRFAFARFVSTPNLLRLPGGVMFFDAWGCALHKVFFTSETPGAAQQELLEEFGTSETEHVQTAYPGASIQPTASEAPASPVDAEALRRAWAGMRDTHDIFGLLRRFRLSRLQALHRLGPSWAVPAKPEALWELLQAVASSELPIMVFVGNRAVTQIYKGRIGRTAVAGDWWNVLDAKFNLHVQRSALGQSWVVRKPVPEGHVTSLEVFDRDGDLLVQVFSYRRPGTEESAEWRATLDRIAAR; from the coding sequence ATGCGTAGGAACGACCGTTTGGAGCTCCGTTCAAGCTTCTTGCAGATGGCTCATCGGGGGCGCCGGATCCGCACGGCCGAGGCGGCGCAAGCCCTCGGGGTGACCGAGCTGGACTTGCTCGATACCTTTCCCGAGTACGTGCGACCCCTGCGAGCCGACTTTCACGGCCTTTTTCAAGCGTTGGGCCACCTGGGCGTCTTGCTTGGGCTCACCCGTAATCAATACGCCGTGATCGAATGCCAAGGGGAATATCGCCCGTACGCATACTCGGGTCACGCGGCGCTGGTTCTGGGGGATGCCATTGATTTGCGACTCGCGCTTCGGCGCTTTGCGTTCGCCCGCTTTGTTTCCACTCCCAACTTGCTTCGACTTCCCGGTGGCGTGATGTTCTTCGATGCCTGGGGCTGCGCTCTGCACAAAGTCTTTTTCACCAGCGAAACCCCCGGTGCCGCACAACAGGAACTTCTGGAGGAATTTGGGACCTCCGAGACGGAACACGTGCAAACGGCTTATCCCGGTGCCTCGATCCAGCCAACGGCAAGCGAAGCCCCGGCCTCCCCGGTAGACGCAGAAGCACTGCGCCGCGCTTGGGCGGGTATGCGCGATACCCACGACATTTTCGGGTTGCTGCGGCGGTTCCGACTATCGCGCTTGCAGGCGTTGCATCGATTGGGCCCATCGTGGGCGGTGCCGGCCAAGCCCGAAGCTTTGTGGGAGTTGCTGCAAGCCGTTGCCAGCTCAGAGCTGCCTATCATGGTGTTCGTCGGCAATCGGGCGGTAACCCAAATTTACAAAGGCCGGATTGGAAGAACGGCAGTTGCCGGAGATTGGTGGAACGTGCTGGATGCGAAATTCAACTTGCATGTTCAGAGGAGTGCGCTGGGCCAAAGTTGGGTCGTTCGCAAACCCGTGCCCGAAGGGCACGTGACCAGCCTCGAGGTGTTCGATCGCGACGGTGACTTGCTGGTGCAAGTGTTCAGTTACCGGAGGCCCGGTACGGAGGAGTCGGCAGAGTGGCGGGCAACGCTCGATCGTATCGCCGCGCGTTGA
- a CDS encoding MFS transporter — protein MRESHATKQETQLHSQRYSRKSASGDLAGAEATQMSPYLWALLGMLVSATVFDAFNVAILSTVAPQIQQLYGLNHTQWGLVNLVIRIGAVASFFVLMLADRFGRRPIITLTILGYAVFTGLTAYAVDVYSFTVWQFCARIFLAAEFALALIIIGEEYPTRFRSFGISLLAGMGAFGTILSFLTARWVLAHYDWRTMYLLGLVPVALVVLVRLGMRETRRFEKLQKDGNTHSSWREQIAALKVPFQQRYRARSLLVTLIWNCNHMVTSPAVTFWTIHAARNLNFTAQEYTVVVAGAYIVGFLLGAPLAGFLMNRVGRRLSCAFYYFGAAVFIFALFMVPTPSVAVQTVLMSACIVCFLGANSATSTYATELFPTEIRATGYSWTTNLFGRITEIATPLLIGMLADRIGIPLSVGIMAIGPVLGAILVLRYAPETRGKTLEQIAAELDRAAAR, from the coding sequence ATGCGAGAATCGCACGCCACGAAGCAAGAAACCCAACTGCATTCCCAGCGGTACAGTCGCAAATCAGCCAGCGGGGATCTGGCCGGAGCCGAAGCCACGCAAATGAGCCCTTACCTGTGGGCTCTTCTCGGCATGCTCGTTTCCGCAACGGTGTTCGATGCCTTCAACGTGGCCATCCTTTCCACGGTGGCGCCGCAAATCCAGCAACTGTACGGGCTCAACCACACCCAGTGGGGTTTGGTCAATCTCGTCATCCGGATTGGGGCGGTGGCCTCGTTTTTCGTGCTCATGCTGGCCGATCGCTTCGGCCGGCGCCCGATCATTACGCTGACGATCTTGGGCTACGCCGTGTTTACGGGGCTCACGGCCTATGCGGTGGACGTGTACAGTTTCACCGTTTGGCAGTTCTGCGCCCGGATTTTTCTGGCCGCGGAGTTCGCACTGGCCTTGATCATCATCGGGGAGGAGTATCCCACGCGCTTTCGCAGTTTCGGCATCTCGTTGCTGGCGGGCATGGGCGCCTTCGGTACGATCCTTTCGTTTCTCACCGCGCGCTGGGTGTTGGCGCACTACGACTGGCGAACGATGTACTTGCTGGGGCTCGTTCCGGTTGCGTTGGTCGTTTTGGTGCGGCTCGGAATGCGCGAAACACGCCGGTTCGAGAAGCTCCAGAAGGACGGCAACACCCACTCCTCGTGGCGCGAGCAAATCGCGGCGCTCAAGGTCCCGTTCCAGCAGCGCTACCGCGCGCGGTCGCTGCTGGTGACGCTCATCTGGAACTGTAACCACATGGTGACTTCTCCCGCGGTGACATTTTGGACCATTCACGCGGCCCGCAACCTGAACTTCACCGCCCAGGAGTATACCGTGGTGGTCGCCGGCGCTTACATCGTCGGCTTTTTGCTCGGAGCCCCACTGGCGGGCTTTCTCATGAATCGGGTCGGGAGGCGACTCTCTTGCGCCTTTTATTACTTTGGGGCGGCGGTATTCATTTTCGCCTTGTTCATGGTGCCCACCCCGAGCGTGGCGGTGCAAACGGTCTTGATGTCCGCCTGCATCGTGTGTTTTCTCGGAGCGAACTCGGCTACCTCCACGTACGCCACCGAACTCTTTCCGACCGAGATCCGCGCGACCGGCTATAGCTGGACCACGAATCTTTTCGGACGCATCACCGAAATTGCCACCCCGCTGCTGATCGGTATGCTGGCGGACCGGATCGGCATACCCCTGTCCGTCGGTATTATGGCCATCGGGCCCGTTTTGGGAGCGATCCTCGTGCTGCGTTACGCACCGGAGACGCGCGGCAAAACTCTGGAACAAATTGCCGCGGAGCTCGACCGCGCCGCAGCACGCTAG
- a CDS encoding ABC transporter permease, whose amino-acid sequence MRSCPANFTTVCTWVLVIAWPATLAVSLTLGPQPISLHQLACSVLPLGGCLQTTEYELASYVVLQLRLPRALLALGVGTALALSGIVLQALWRNPLADAGVLGVSTAAALGAAFASASGGLAFPPWHWVPPDLRTACGAFAVAAAVLAALYGLARWRTSPDLATLLLLGIAFNAVGSGILGLYLYLATDAQLRSLTFWTLGSAAGARWITVGLLWAGIAVFAPWLMRHSRALDALLLGEHNAFYLGFDPERFKRAALLSVAALLAPAVAAAGPVAFVGLIVPHGLRLLFGPEHFQLLPRCALAGGAFVLAGDICARTLASPAEIPLSLVTASIGGPILFVLLTHTGAQEWLR is encoded by the coding sequence ATGCGTAGCTGCCCCGCCAATTTCACCACTGTCTGTACCTGGGTGCTGGTCATCGCATGGCCGGCTACGTTGGCTGTCTCCCTGACTTTAGGGCCGCAGCCCATATCGCTGCACCAATTGGCGTGTTCGGTCTTGCCCCTCGGCGGATGTCTACAAACCACCGAGTACGAACTTGCCTCTTACGTTGTCCTGCAGTTGCGCCTACCCCGAGCCTTGCTCGCACTCGGCGTGGGTACGGCTTTGGCGCTGTCGGGAATCGTATTGCAAGCACTGTGGCGAAACCCCTTGGCAGACGCGGGCGTACTCGGTGTCTCGACAGCCGCCGCTTTGGGAGCGGCGTTTGCCTCGGCCAGTGGAGGCCTGGCATTCCCACCGTGGCATTGGGTTCCACCCGACCTGCGTACAGCTTGCGGGGCATTCGCGGTTGCCGCTGCGGTGTTGGCGGCGCTGTACGGGCTCGCACGTTGGCGAACTTCGCCCGACTTAGCGACGCTTCTTCTCCTCGGTATCGCCTTCAACGCAGTGGGCTCGGGCATTCTCGGGCTGTATCTCTACCTTGCGACGGACGCGCAACTCCGCTCCCTCACGTTTTGGACGTTAGGGAGCGCGGCCGGCGCGCGCTGGATTACCGTGGGCCTCTTGTGGGCGGGCATCGCTGTTTTTGCACCTTGGTTGATGCGCCACAGCCGGGCCTTGGATGCGTTGTTGCTAGGGGAACACAACGCGTTTTATCTCGGCTTCGATCCGGAACGATTTAAACGTGCCGCCCTGCTGAGCGTCGCCGCTCTGCTCGCGCCAGCAGTGGCAGCCGCAGGGCCCGTGGCTTTCGTCGGCCTCATTGTTCCGCACGGCCTGCGGTTGTTGTTCGGCCCCGAGCACTTCCAGCTCCTCCCGCGCTGCGCCTTAGCCGGCGGCGCATTCGTATTGGCCGGCGACATATGTGCCCGCACGCTGGCCAGCCCGGCGGAGATCCCCCTGAGTTTGGTCACGGCGAGCATCGGTGGCCCCATCCTATTCGTTCTATTGACACACACCGGGGCCCAGGAGTGGCTGCGATGA
- a CDS encoding lactoylglutathione lyase: MAERPFRVLGVQQIAIGGTDKARLRHLWVDLFGLEVTGTFRSERENVDEDICALGRGPLRVEIDLMQPLDPEKRPKVHEPPLNHIGLWVDDLKAAVEWLSQQGVRFAPGGIRKGAAGYDVCFIHPKGSEEAPLSGEGVLIELVQAPPEVIAALGNA, from the coding sequence ATGGCAGAGCGGCCGTTTCGCGTGCTGGGTGTGCAGCAAATTGCCATTGGTGGCACGGACAAAGCTCGGCTGCGTCACTTGTGGGTGGATCTTTTTGGGCTGGAAGTGACCGGCACCTTCCGCAGCGAGCGCGAGAATGTGGATGAAGACATTTGCGCGTTAGGTCGAGGGCCGTTGCGGGTGGAAATTGACTTGATGCAACCATTGGATCCGGAAAAGCGCCCGAAAGTTCACGAACCGCCGCTCAATCACATCGGGCTGTGGGTGGACGACTTAAAGGCCGCGGTAGAGTGGCTGTCTCAGCAAGGTGTACGGTTCGCACCCGGCGGCATCCGCAAAGGCGCGGCAGGCTACGATGTTTGTTTCATCCACCCGAAGGGCAGCGAAGAGGCGCCGTTGAGCGGCGAGGGGGTGCTGATCGAGCTGGTGCAAGCCCCGCCGGAAGTGATCGCTGCGCTCGGGAACGCCTGA
- a CDS encoding ABC transporter, with protein sequence MADWLAYGFLQRALVAGVVAAVLCGALGFFVVLRRLAFIGVGISHAALGGVALGVLLGVEPSVAAAVFAAATAWSIGWLGEAGRLHEDTAIGVLFSAAMALGILLLSFSTEFQSDLFGYLFGNILAVSPADLWLLGGMAVAVLVGLAVLFKELLFVAFDEEVAEASGLPVEFLQRFLLTAIALTVVVAMRVVGLVLVEALLVIPAAAAYQLARGYAGMLAWAVTLALAGTLAGLACSYRWNVPAGASIVLFLAGLFAFTLGVRRLRRKRVG encoded by the coding sequence GTGGCCGATTGGCTTGCGTACGGTTTTCTGCAACGGGCGCTGGTGGCCGGTGTCGTGGCGGCTGTCCTCTGCGGCGCGCTGGGATTTTTTGTGGTGCTGCGGCGCTTGGCGTTCATCGGTGTCGGAATCTCCCACGCGGCGCTCGGAGGGGTTGCGTTGGGTGTGTTGTTGGGTGTGGAGCCATCGGTGGCCGCAGCCGTGTTTGCCGCGGCCACGGCGTGGTCCATTGGTTGGCTCGGGGAGGCCGGGCGACTCCACGAGGACACGGCAATTGGCGTGTTGTTTTCCGCCGCGATGGCTCTGGGCATTCTTTTGCTGAGCTTTTCCACAGAGTTTCAAAGCGATTTGTTCGGCTATCTCTTCGGCAACATCTTGGCGGTGAGTCCGGCGGATCTTTGGCTGCTCGGCGGGATGGCGGTGGCGGTGTTGGTCGGCTTGGCGGTGCTCTTCAAAGAGCTCTTGTTCGTGGCGTTCGACGAAGAGGTCGCCGAGGCCAGCGGTTTGCCCGTAGAATTTCTCCAGCGATTTCTCCTCACGGCCATTGCGCTCACCGTGGTGGTGGCGATGCGCGTCGTGGGGCTGGTGTTGGTCGAAGCATTGCTGGTGATCCCGGCGGCGGCGGCCTATCAACTGGCGCGCGGTTATGCCGGCATGCTGGCTTGGGCTGTGACTCTTGCATTGGCGGGCACGCTGGCAGGTTTGGCGTGTTCGTATCGGTGGAATGTGCCGGCTGGCGCTTCGATCGTGCTCTTTTTGGCCGGGCTGTTCGCTTTCACGTTGGGAGTTCGCCGCTTGCGCCGCAAACGCGTCGGCTAA